GCTACTGCTTTTCCTCAAAATGTCAACTGGTAAATTGATGTGAGCAACTCCCCTTTTAGAAATCGCCTCTCTTATTGCTCTTCTCGTTATGTATTCAGCGTTTTCTGGATTAATTATAATCTGATTATATACAGCTACGTCATCGAACAGCTTAACTAAATTTACCTCTTGAAAATAATCATGACCGATCATATCAGATTCCACTTGTCCAGTAAATGCTATTACAGCAGCGTGGTCCATTTTAGCATCGTACAATCCATTAAGCAAGTGTATTGATCCAGGTCCGGAAGTTCCCATACATGCTACGGGCCTTCCCGTTATTTTAGCCTCAACGGAAGATGCGAAAGCTGCACCTTCTTCATGCCTTGTTTGGATATATTTAACACTATTGGATTTTCTTATTGCATCTACTAATGGATCTATTGAATCACCTGGAATCCCATATACTCTTTCTATACCATTCTCTTCTAAAACCTTTACAATAACTTCAGCAACTGATGGCATACTATACTATTTACTATTAACCTATAAAAAGCTTAAATTATAATAATCGTAATTAGAAACAATATTTCAATAAACCCAAACTAATAAAAATAGTTAATTCAAGTTTTTGGATATTTTCAACTATATGATATTAGTTTATGAAGTATCTGAAAATTGAGGTCCTTCTCTTAATCAGAATTATTCGTAGAATCAGCGCTAAGTATTGAAATGCTATACGCCATTAATTGACTAAATAGTAACGTCATTTACAATCGCCTATTGACTAAAGCTTGCGTAATTGATATTAATCTGCTATAGTATTGAATTAAAAGGACTATATGAAGTTAAAAGGAGATAAACAGAATTTTACTTATATCGATTTTATCTATTCTATTCCATAAAATATTCTATCTGACGATATGAGGTAGAGGAAAATTGAGGTAGGTATCGTTATTTTATTGTCATTTCTCCCTATTTCATCAATAGATAAAATATAACCCGGTATTTCAATGGTTCTTCTTATTCTTTTTTCCCATTTGACTTCAACACCCATTTTGCCTACTACGAAGTCTATCTCTTTTCCATTTTTGAAGAATGTAAAAGTGCTCTCGTTGAATTCCCTAGATAGATGTTCCCCTACCGTTTGTTCAATTAATAATGGTATGTCATTGGTTTCTAAATCCTTACCTAAACTGTATCTTTTCATTACTCTGAATAGGAAAGGATCAATGAAGTATATCTTCTTTAAAGATTTATAATTAATCCTATCGCTATTCAATTCTTTTTTTCTAAAAACTCTGACTATGAATAGTTTTTCTAGGATTTCTAGGTAGTCTGAAACTGTATTGTGAGAGATAGAGATTTCTTTTGCAATACTGTTTTCTGTTATTCTAGTAGCGATGCTCTCAACTATCTTCCTTATTATTTGCTTGAATATGATTTCGTTTTTGTTTGTTTTGAAGAATTCTGTCATTATCGCATCTTTATAAGTTTCATATAGTGACATTGGATCGTCAACGAAATTCGTAGCGAGATAACCGCCCCTTTTAATGTATTCTAATAATACCCTATTGAGTTCTGAGATGTAGGGAATTAACCTAATAGCGTATTCGTACATTTTATCCATTTCTTGAATGTTAATTGTAGGTATATCAATTATTTTTTTGAAGAATGTATTAAAATACACTCTAAAATTAAGCGGATAATATATAAACTTATGAATTGGCCTCCCTGGAAGGGTTTCTCTGTACAAGTTAATTGACGATGAACCAGTAACGTAGACTAGTGAGTTCTTGAAATAACCCGCATTAAATAAGTGAAGTAAACTAACGTTCCAATCTTTTACTGAGGTTATTTCGTCCAAAAATATGTGAGCTTCATCCTTATTTATTAAAGTTCTATATTGGTTAATCAAATCTATTAATTCCTCCTTTTTTGAAAGTGAATCGCACGAGAAGAAGAGTATTTTCTCTGGTTTTGTTCCTTTCTCTAACAGTGATTTTATTGTCGTTTTTACAAATGTTGTTTTTCCTACTTGTCTAGGCCCTAAAATTAATGCGTTTTCCGTTAATGGGGGAATGAAGATTTTTGCCTTCCTTACATTCTCGTCCTCATAAATTTTTTTAGGGTCAATCCACCACGGATTTTGAAAACTCATCTGAGATATAAGTGACACTTAATAATTTAGTATCAAGTTTCATATAAAACTTTCTATCTAGCTGACAACTTTTCCGGAAAGATTGTCAATTTATTATCAAGTTTTCCATTATCTATATAAAGAAATAAGGCAACTTAAGATCAAAGGAAATTCATAAAGGGATGTTATTCACGTTAATTGGGAAATTCAACCACGAGAGAGTGTCCGATATGAGAGAAATTCAGTGAATAATTATTTGAAACATATCTAATTAATGAAAAAACTGAATAATACTTAAGTTGGGCAAATTGACATCTATGTTAGTCAATTTAACCTCAAATTAAGGTGATAACTCGGAACATAGAGTTAACTTCATATTTTATATTAAAATAAGCCGAATTTTATGCAATCCGGACACTCTCACGAGCTTGTTAGCATGGAACTGAAAAAGTTTCAGTAAACACTTGAAGGGATTTTCGGAGAACTACTATTAGTAAATTCAATCAATAGTCTGATGTATATTATACAAATTGAGAATTTAAGCAATCTTATGATGAGAAGACCTCACATAAATTTTTAAGAATTTCAGGAGTTACATAACCTCTAATATATTCATTAGAAATTCAACATAATTGACATTATTTGTATTTAGGAATAAGAGAGCTTTATGGGAACTTACAATGTTGCAACTACTAAGAAAATGACTATAGTTTCGTTCTTCTACTTAATTCCCTCAGAAGTCTCTTCTAATGGTTTCCTTGCAGTCTCTTTACTCATTACTATTGAAATTACTAACGCTATCAAGCAGATTGAACCGAATAATATTAACGAATTGAAGAACCCTATCTGCTTCGTCATAATTGGAAAATAGAACACTCCTAGAACTGACCCTATTCTACTTATTGCAGTCGCGAATCCTTGTCCTACGGATCTAACTGGAGTAGGGTAAAGTTCTGTAGGATAAAATAGAGTAACCGCACCAGCCCACTGCTCTAATGCCACAAATGACATAAAATAAGGAACCAAAATAGCTCCGGTAAGTTTATACAAACCGCCTAGGAACAATAAAATGGTCATAAATCCTAATCCCACTAATAGAACTGGTCTTCTTCCAAAAGAATCTATAAGAAATTCAGCAACAACATAACCTAGTACTGCAGCTCCAGCTATTGCTAAAGTACCTAGTATTACCTCATATTTCGATGGAAACGCAAACTCCTCCAGAAGATATGGGTAATATAAGCCTATTCCATAAGCAGCTACGTCAAACAGAAACCAAACGCTGGTTACGAAAAGGGTAACTTTTAATAGATTTCCCTTAAATAAGTCGATTACGCTCTTAACGCCTTTATTTTCAATTTCACTATTAATCTCTTTAATCCTCATTTTTCCAGTGGAAACTAACCACCTAGGTGACTCTATTAACCTTAGTCTAAGAAGTATAATAGGCAAGGATATTATTGCACCGATTAGAAATACATATCTCCAAAAATAACTTCCCAAAGGTAGTAGAAACAATGTTACAACACCAGAAATACCAACTCCTACCCAGTACATTGCAACAGATCCAGTTAAGTATTTGCCCCTTGTTTTAGAAGGTGAAAGTTCTGACATTAATGTGCTACTTATTGGATAATCTCCGCCTATTCCTATTCCCAGAAGCAATCTAGACACGAAAAGTTCAACGAAGTTCTGTGATATTGCTGATAATACTCCGAACACCAAGAAAAAGAAAAGATCGAGTCCCATTATCTTGCTCCTTCCCATCTTATCTGATAACCATCCAAATAATATCGACCCAGGTATCATTCCAATTAGAGATGAAGCTAATAGTAAACCATATTGAATTGTAGTTAATGAAAATTCCTTAAGTATTATGGTTGCAGCAAATGAGATCACGTTTAAATCATATCCATCTAGTAGAAATCCAGCTGATGTAACTATGAAGGTTCTCAGACGAGTTAAGAATGGTATATTGTCGAAATAGGACATTACAGTAAACTCATTTTATTGACTGGATAAAAGTCTTTCTATAGTTCAAATATGATAAGACTACTATTAGGTAGTGTTACACTTATCATCATAAAAATGACCTTCTTTGATGTAATCTTTTTTAAGTAGTACTACAAATATTATCTACAAGAAAAATACATAAGGAAAATGATGTAAAAATTACTTGGAAAGATACTTCCATGATAATATTATTCCGATAATCGATAAGACTACAGCGAACAAGCCTAGATATAGGAAGTCAATTGTTAAATTGGTGCTTATTCCAAGCAATAATCCTCTGGCAACTCCATTGGAATATGTCAGTGGATTTACGTAAGCTACTGGTTTTAACCAACTTGGCATGGATTTTATGGGATAAAATGCGTTGCTAGTGAAAAGTAATGGAAGATTCAATAGATTCATTATGGCCATTTGTGACTCCCAACTAGTTGCTCTCAACGCCAACATTAGAAATAGTGAGGATAGTCCAAATGACATCAGGAATAATGAAGCATAGACTCCTAAGAAGTCTAATGCGTTAATTCCAGGAGCGAAAGTCATTCCCAAAAGTACCGCAACAACAAGGACTATTATAGCTTGAACCAATGATCTTATCACTGATGAGAGCACTTTACCCACTATTATATTCCCCCTAGCAACTGGTGTGGTTAAAATCCTATCTAATACTCCTAATCTTCTATCCCAAACTATTGACATTCCACTTTGCATTGACGTAAACAACACTATGAACGATAACATTCCAGATGCTAAATAGGAGAAGTAATCTGTAGTACCAAAGGTTTGCTTAAGTATTTCTAATCCTATCTGATCTATAACTTCTTTTGGTATGTTTAAACCCGGTATATTGAAACTACTGCCAGTAAATATTGCCCCTAAATTCATCGCCTTGCCGAATATACCTATCCAGAATATTGGTTGTATTAATGAAAGTAGAAGTATTACTGGAGCCTTATACCATTTCTTTAACTCTCTAGATGTTAAAGTCCATAATCCATGAAGAAATGATGTATTTCTTCGCTCCTCCATCATGATCTCGCCCTCCTCATTGTTCTTCTAAACGCAAACATCTCTTGTGCATTAGCTTCTTCGTCTCTTAACCTCTTTCCAGTAAACTCCATATAAACCTCATCCATAGTTGGTTCAGTGATGGACATCCTACTAACCTTTATCCCATTCTTCACTAACATTTCCAAAATTTCCGGTGCCTTTTCCTCTGCATTCCTAACCTTAATTCTGATTCCGTCGCTAACCTTTCTTACGTCTATAATGCTATCCGTATTTGAGATTATCTTTATCGCTAGTTCATCATTATTAGTCTGTAATGAAATCAAATCTCCTCCTACCTTATCTTTCAGCTCTTTTGGGCTTCCTATGGCTAAAATCTTACCCTTATCGATTATTGCGATTCTATCCCCATACATATCTGCCTCTTCCAGATAGTGAGTGGTGACGAAAATGGTCATCTTATACTCTTCCTTAAGCTTCATTATGTATTGCCATATTGCAGCCCTAGTCTGAGCATCTAAACCTAATGTTGGCTCATCTAAGAACAGTATTCTAGGCCTACTTATTAATGACATAGCTATTTCTAACCTTCTTCTCATACCACCAGAATACGTTTCCACTTTTCTATTTGAAGCAAAAGTCAGTTCCACCATCTCGAGCAATTCCTTCGCTCTTTCCTCAGCGACTTTCTTTGGTATACCGTAAAGTCCAGCCATCATCATCATGTTTTCCCAACCAGTTAAGTCTTCATCTGCGGTATATTCTTGAGGTACTACGCCAATTGATTGCCTAACCAATGCGGGTTGCTTTGTAATGTCATAGCCGTTAACTATTGCAGTACCCTCAGTCGGTTTAAGGACAGTTGTTAACATTTTTATGGTCGTAGATTTTCCAGCGCCATTAGGGCCTAAAAAACCAAAGATTTCTCCCTCATATACCTCAAAATTAATGTGATCCACAGCCACAAACTTGCCATACATTTTAGTTAAGTTGATAGCCTTAATAGCGACATTAGCCATTCTTGATCACCTCCTCAATTTCCCTTATACACTTCATAATTCTTTCCTTATGAAGCAATAGCTTATTCCTATCAACGTCCTTAAAAAACTCCGCTAATCCTTCCAGTTCTTGAATGGCATCTTCAATTGTATTAGCCTGCCTAATTGGTAACAAGTCCTTAATTTCCTCAATACCTTTAGAAGTAATCTTATATTTACTATCATTGATTTTTTCGATAACTCCTTCTTCTACCATTTTACTGAGTAATGGATATACAGATCCTGGCGAAGGTTTCCAAAAACCCCAGGTTATCTTGTAGATGTCATCAATTATATCAACTCCTCTCTTTGGAGATTGCCAAAGAATCCAAAGTATCATATTCCTCAATCTTCCTTTCTGCCTAGCTATTAACTCACTCATACTATCGATATCGATAGTAATAAATTTAAATTTATCCTCCTATCGATACCGATAGAAAAGTTTAAAAATAAAGGTACTTTGTGGGTTTTCCAAAACTTACATTACTCTTTGGATTCTCTTCATAAAAAGAGCGTTCCAAACCAGATAGCGTACAAACATCCCACAAAGCAAAATAAAGGAGGCACCACGTCTACATTTCAGATCATCTGATAAGCTACTCATCCACTAAGTACCAATATATTTAGATATTTTACTGATAAAACTTAGTTAATCTCGACTTTAGTTAATTATTCTATAGTCTGCGACATTCGTTAACTAAACAAAAGTGAATACCGATAAGGTAACCTTCATAAACTTTTACTAAATTTCTCCACCTTTGATTTGATTTCCTCGACTAGTTTGGATATTTCTCCATCAGTTTTGAAATACTTCAGTATTACTTCTGGTATTTTAGACACTATCTTAATTATGTCCTTTTTAACATCATCCTTACTTCTGTAGAAAGAAAAATCACGCTCAAAACCATTATATTGATAATCGTGTAAATTTAATGCCTTATCCACCATCCAGTCAATATCTATTCCTATTCTCTCTAGATAATTAGACAACGCTTTCATCGAATGAGTAGGAACCGTGTGAGCTTTCTTCACTAACCAATCTTTCTCCTTTTCGTCTGCTACCTCTAATATTTTATCTTGATGTTTTACAATTAAAGCTGAGATTAACGATTTTACAGCACTAAAAGCTTTCCCAGCAGAGTTTCTTGTGAAACCTCTTTCAAATAGTTCTATTGCTAAGAGAGAATCAGCTAACGATTCAAGAATTCTAGCGTAAAGATAATCCTCGTTTACTTGATATAAGTCTCTTTCCATAATTATTAGAATAGTTGGTATCAATAAAAGATTTCCCTAATTAAACTGATCCGCATTTAGGATGGTGCATCTCGCCATGGGATTTCCTACTTCTCAGTTAGAGCTGGATCCTCACAGCGAAAGTTCCATCCGAATTTACTAAAGCCCCGTGTAGTAGGAGGGTCTTAGCTCCACACACAGTCCGAATCCCCACCAGCTCTTAAAGCCCCTAAGGGGATGGAGAAGGATGAGCGGAAAAATTCACGACTTCAGTGAAGTCCACGGGTCTAGAGTTGAATACAAAGTATATGAAATTCAATGAGATCCAAACTCCCCATTCTGGGATTTTAATACTACACAATTAAACTGTCCACTGTGATTCTAGCTTTTTAAGGAATATTAGGGCTGGCAATAATATATCTATTGCGTCACTTATCTTATATATCGCATGACCCAAATTGAGAATTACATGCAACTCGAAACTTTTTCCTTCCTTATGTAATTCTTGAACGTACCTCATCACTGGACTTAAAGGCGTTCTACTATCATTTTGAGAGTGTATTATACATAGTGGAACCTTAACGTTTTTCACGTAGGTTATTGGAGACCTCTCCTTCATTAATTCCTTATTTTTCCCATTAAATAATATCCTCATGAATTCCTTGAACATAGAATCCGATAAATCATACATTTCCACCCAGTCAGCTACCGAGGCACCTGCTATCCCAAAATCCCATTTTTCAGCTTCCTTTCCTACAGCTAGTAATGTCATATATCCGCCATAACTATAACCCATAATTCCAACCTTGGTGGCAATACCAGACTCTATAGCGTAATCCCTAGCTTTGATAACATCCCTTAAATCACCGCCACCGGGATCTCCAATATCCATAAACATAAATTTGCTCCCGTAACCTGTGGAACCTCTAAAATTAGGTGCTATTATGTTATATCCAGCCAATATCAAAGGTGATATTAGCAAATTCCAACTATTATCTACTTCACCCCAAGGACCTCCATGAACGTATATTACAGTAATGCCGGGAGTTTTAGATTTTATAACCCAAGTTGGCACTTCGATATTATCACTCTTAAGTTTAATGAACTCTGCCTCACCTATTCCTAGATCCTTATTGTTCACAACTACCTCAATTTTCCCCTCACTATTTAACCTATACACTTTATAGGGACTGGTTAGGGACGAATGCGAAAAGAATATGTAGTTGCCAAGCTTAGTAGCTCCGCTTATAGTCCCTCTAGGTGTATTAACCAATTTTCCATTATCAAATAGTTTTGACTCACCATCCTTTTTCGCTATAATTAAGGAGTCCTCGGGATCGTAGTATAACTCAACTGGATTATAACCATAAATATCCTTAAATGGAAACTGAACTTTATCGTACGTTTTACCTTCAATGTTATAAATGTAAATCCAAAAGGACTCTCCTGGATTTTCAAAGTCACTAATCAGATATACCTTATTTCCCATTAAATAATACGCATATGTGAAACTACCGTCTTTTGGAGTTAGAATCTCAATATTCCCGTTGAGGTCAGCTAAGAAAAATTCTTGAGACCTGGGATTTCCCTTTAGTACTCCAAATCCCGTAATCCACTTATCATTAATGTCAGTCACGAAAGAGAATGGAGGTATTTTGAATAATTTATGTACTTTACCGTCTCCTTCAATGAGGTATAGAGATGTTTCGGTCTGAGATGATCCAGTAAAGGCTATTCTTTTTCCATCATAAGCTAAGGAAGTAACTCTGAGATTAGGTGAAAAGACCTCAAATTCCTCTCCCTTCAAGTTAACAGTATAAATTGCGTGGATTTCCTTACCTCTTTCAACGTCTCTCACGAATGGGATAAAGTCTGAATTAGATTTTGGCCTAGCTGAGGAGGCTATTGGAGATTTAGTTAGCTTAGCTACTTTTCCGCTAGTTAGAGCGGAAATATTTACTTCGCCTTCAGTTGTAGCCAAAAATATCAGATTATCCTTCAACTTTCCTAATACTGCAAATATTGGAATTCCCACTACTTCTTCAAGCATTTTAACAAGTTCAGAATATTTCATGTATTTATTTTATGGAAATAACTATATAAGTATTAAAAATTCTGAACTTTATTATCACTCAGATGCTGTAGTGTGTGTCATTTGAAAACTAGACGATAATTCCATGAATAGTCTTGATACAGAGAATACCCTCAATTTTCAGAAAACCCACAAACTACAGATGCTGTTGAAAAACTGTTCCAATATAGCCGTGAAGCATACTAGCATGTGGAGGTAGAGAGAATGTTGAAAAAGCAATGTAAATTTTGAAAACTCGCGGAGTGAAGTAAGTGAGAAATAACTCATTCAAATTCAAGTATATCTATAGAGAGAGGTGTATTCTGAAAATCCTCTAAATGTTTTTAGAAATTTAATTCACAATGTAAACCTCAACTAATTATTCAATAAGGGCTCTGCGTACCTCATGTAATAGGTATTTAACCTTACAATTTAATTTCAAAATATCGATAAAAAAGATTCATCTTTTATTATTCGTTTTTAACATCCTTAGATAAGGCTTTAGCACATAATCCCAGAAGAGAACTCCTAAAATACCTCCTATAAAGTCGGGGATACCATAAACGAAGAAATACTCTCCTCTAAAGTTGAATGCCCCTGTCTTATATCCGAATAAATACAACGCTAGCATAGGTCCCCAACTTCTTGCCTCATTTATCATTCCTCCAGTTAGCTGGGCCTCAAATAGCAAGAAGGGCATGACGTAGCCAATCCCTATCGCCCATGGTGCTAAGAACTGACTATAAAATGGAGAGTCTGTGTCAGTTACAGCAACCACTATTAACAGAAGTAAAAATGTCATTAAAGCTTCAGCAAATGCGCCTTTCCAAAGCGGAAATACTTGATTTACTTGGGAATACAGTTCTCCGCCATTAGGTAGTAAAGTTTTAGGCCAATATTGACCCCAGAAGGAAGGATTCGGATACTCTGTAAAGAAAGCTGCACCTACATTGGCGTAAAGTTGTGGTGGTGTATCAATCCTAGTTATGACGCTTCCCCACCAAGCTAACAATACGCCAGCTGCAGCAGCTGCTCCTAAGGTCTGAAATAGAATATATGGAATTACATCAACCCATTTTAATCTTTTTGTTACTGCGAAAGCCAACGTAACATTTGGGTTTATATGAGCACCGCTTATTGCACCAACAGTATATATTGCTAATACTACTCCAAACCCCCATGATATCATTATAAACCCATAATTTGGAGTACTAGTTAGCAATGATGCTACAACAGCACCGTCTCCGAATAATATAAGGATAAATGTCCCTATAAACTCTGCAAAATACCTCCATAATGCATCTTTTAAAACTACGGAGGCCATTTACTTCTCCCCCTCAATTACTTTTGCCCATCCAACTGATCTCTTCACTGCTTCTTTCCATCCCGCATAAAGTCTCTCCCTTTCTTTACTATCCATTATTGGCACAAATTCTTTATCCACTTTCCATTTTTGTTTTAACTCATCAAGTGAATTCCAATAATTAGTGGCTAGCCCAGCTAACATTGCAACGCCCATTGAAGTAGTTTCCATTATTTTAGGTCTAATTACCTTTATTCCTAATATATCAGCTTGAAACTGCATTAATAGATTGTCCTTTGCAGCGCCACCATCAACTTTGAGAGAATTAATGTTAATCTTAGCGTCTTTTTGCATAACCTCAATTACGTCCCTAGTTTGATATGCCATTGACTCTAAAATAGCCCTAGCTATGTGAGCCTTTGTAGTACCTCTGGTTATACCTATTATTAGCCCTCTTGCATAGGGATCCCAATAGGGAGCGCCAAGTCCCACAAAAGCTGGAACGAAGTAGACTCCTCCATTATCCGGTACGCTTGAGGCCAAAGGTTCTATCTCATCAGAAACGTCTATTGCTTTTAAACCATCCCTAAACCATTGAACTGCAGCACCAGTTATAAATATGCTACCTTCTAAAGCATAGGTTATCTTGTTGCCTAAACCCCACGCTATAGTGGTAAGTAAGTTTTCCGAAGAGACTAAATTACTACCTATGTTCATTAGGATAAAGCTTCCAGTCCCATAAGTGGATTTGACATCACCTACGTCAAATGCTACTTGCCCAAATAATGCAGCTTGTTGATCTCCCGCATCTCCGGAAATGGGAATAGCTTTACCTAAATTTTCACTATAACCATAAATTTCACTTGATGGTTTAACTTCAGGTAATATGGCTTCCGGGATTTTTAACAGCTCTAAAATTTCTCTATCCCACTCTAATTTCCTTATGTTAAACATCATCGTTCTAGATGCGTTAGAGTAATCCGTTACGTGAACCTTACCATTAGTTAATTTCCATATTAAGTAAGTGTCTATTGTTCCAAATTTTATTTCTCCTTTTTCAGCTTTTTCCCTAGCTCCGGAAACGTTATCCAGAATCCACTTTATTTTAGATGCGCTAAAATACGGATCGGGAACTAAACCTGTCTTATCTTTAATCATCTTAAAGTAATTTCCCTTTAGCCAATCAGTTATTGAGGAGGTTCTTCTATCTTGCCAAACTATTGCATTGTAAATAGGCCTTCCACTTCTCGCATCCCATAATACTGTAGTTTCTCTCTGGTTAGTTATCCCTATTGCTGAGATCTGCTTAGGTTCTATTTTAGCCTTTTCAATAGCTTTCCTTATTGCTAACATTTGAGCTTCCCAAATTTCATCCGGATTGTGCTCCACATATCCTGGCTTTGGATAGTGTTGAGGGAACTCGTACTGACCTATTCCCACTATTTCTAATTCGTTATTATAGATTATTGCTCTAGCGCTTGTAGTCCCCTCATCTATAGCTAAAATAAAGCTAGATGACACGCAGTATATTCCACAAATAAAAAATAAAAATCTAATTACCATAAATTCCTATATCACACTTTAAAAGTAACAAGGTTTTTTAAACACTGTTATATATACCACCATAAAAAAGGATTAGATATAAAAATTGAGGAAACCTTTATAAACTTCATAACGGTTTCCCTTTCATGGAGATTAAATCCACAGTTACAATAATTGGAGGAGGGGTTAACGGCTTATTTACAGCCTTAGATTTAGCACTAAGAGGAATAGACGTTACATTAGTTGAAAGAAGTGACATAGGTTCTGGAACTTCTGGTAGATTTCACGGACTTCTTCACAGCGGTGCCAGATATGCGGTCACTGATCCAGAATCTGCTAAGGAGTGCATACAGGAAAATAAGATAATTACCAAAATAGCCCCTCATGCAGTTAAGGATACTGGTGGAATATTTCTGGGTATAACTAAAGATGATTTACAATTCTCTGAAACTTTTCTGAGGTCTTTGGAAAAAGTTGGAATTGAGTATAAAGTATTGGAAATTAAAGAAGTACTCCAAGAAGAGCCCTATGTTAACAGAGATGCGAAAATCGCCATTTGGGTA
The nucleotide sequence above comes from Sulfolobus tengchongensis. Encoded proteins:
- a CDS encoding S9 family peptidase, with amino-acid sequence MKYSELVKMLEEVVGIPIFAVLGKLKDNLIFLATTEGEVNISALTSGKVAKLTKSPIASSARPKSNSDFIPFVRDVERGKEIHAIYTVNLKGEEFEVFSPNLRVTSLAYDGKRIAFTGSSQTETSLYLIEGDGKVHKLFKIPPFSFVTDINDKWITGFGVLKGNPRSQEFFLADLNGNIEILTPKDGSFTYAYYLMGNKVYLISDFENPGESFWIYIYNIEGKTYDKVQFPFKDIYGYNPVELYYDPEDSLIIAKKDGESKLFDNGKLVNTPRGTISGATKLGNYIFFSHSSLTSPYKVYRLNSEGKIEVVVNNKDLGIGEAEFIKLKSDNIEVPTWVIKSKTPGITVIYVHGGPWGEVDNSWNLLISPLILAGYNIIAPNFRGSTGYGSKFMFMDIGDPGGGDLRDVIKARDYAIESGIATKVGIMGYSYGGYMTLLAVGKEAEKWDFGIAGASVADWVEMYDLSDSMFKEFMRILFNGKNKELMKERSPITYVKNVKVPLCIIHSQNDSRTPLSPVMRYVQELHKEGKSFELHVILNLGHAIYKISDAIDILLPALIFLKKLESQWTV
- a CDS encoding PaREP1 family protein, with the translated sequence MERDLYQVNEDYLYARILESLADSLLAIELFERGFTRNSAGKAFSAVKSLISALIVKHQDKILEVADEKEKDWLVKKAHTVPTHSMKALSNYLERIGIDIDWMVDKALNLHDYQYNGFERDFSFYRSKDDVKKDIIKIVSKIPEVILKYFKTDGEISKLVEEIKSKVEKFSKSL
- a CDS encoding ABC transporter permease produces the protein MMMEERRNTSFLHGLWTLTSRELKKWYKAPVILLLSLIQPIFWIGIFGKAMNLGAIFTGSSFNIPGLNIPKEVIDQIGLEILKQTFGTTDYFSYLASGMLSFIVLFTSMQSGMSIVWDRRLGVLDRILTTPVARGNIIVGKVLSSVIRSLVQAIIVLVVAVLLGMTFAPGINALDFLGVYASLFLMSFGLSSLFLMLALRATSWESQMAIMNLLNLPLLFTSNAFYPIKSMPSWLKPVAYVNPLTYSNGVARGLLLGISTNLTIDFLYLGLFAVVLSIIGIILSWKYLSK
- a CDS encoding PadR family transcriptional regulator gives rise to the protein MSELIARQKGRLRNMILWILWQSPKRGVDIIDDIYKITWGFWKPSPGSVYPLLSKMVEEGVIEKINDSKYKITSKGIEEIKDLLPIRQANTIEDAIQELEGLAEFFKDVDRNKLLLHKERIMKCIREIEEVIKNG
- a CDS encoding ATP-binding cassette domain-containing protein; the encoded protein is MANVAIKAINLTKMYGKFVAVDHINFEVYEGEIFGFLGPNGAGKSTTIKMLTTVLKPTEGTAIVNGYDITKQPALVRQSIGVVPQEYTADEDLTGWENMMMMAGLYGIPKKVAEERAKELLEMVELTFASNRKVETYSGGMRRRLEIAMSLISRPRILFLDEPTLGLDAQTRAAIWQYIMKLKEEYKMTIFVTTHYLEEADMYGDRIAIIDKGKILAIGSPKELKDKVGGDLISLQTNNDELAIKIISNTDSIIDVRKVSDGIRIKVRNAEEKAPEILEMLVKNGIKVSRMSITEPTMDEVYMEFTGKRLRDEEANAQEMFAFRRTMRRARS
- a CDS encoding ATP-binding protein; translated protein: MSFQNPWWIDPKKIYEDENVRKAKIFIPPLTENALILGPRQVGKTTFVKTTIKSLLEKGTKPEKILFFSCDSLSKKEELIDLINQYRTLINKDEAHIFLDEITSVKDWNVSLLHLFNAGYFKNSLVYVTGSSSINLYRETLPGRPIHKFIYYPLNFRVYFNTFFKKIIDIPTINIQEMDKMYEYAIRLIPYISELNRVLLEYIKRGGYLATNFVDDPMSLYETYKDAIMTEFFKTNKNEIIFKQIIRKIVESIATRITENSIAKEISISHNTVSDYLEILEKLFIVRVFRKKELNSDRINYKSLKKIYFIDPFLFRVMKRYSLGKDLETNDIPLLIEQTVGEHLSREFNESTFTFFKNGKEIDFVVGKMGVEVKWEKRIRRTIEIPGYILSIDEIGRNDNKITIPTSIFLYLISSDRIFYGIE
- a CDS encoding MFS transporter — protein: MSYFDNIPFLTRLRTFIVTSAGFLLDGYDLNVISFAATIILKEFSLTTIQYGLLLASSLIGMIPGSILFGWLSDKMGRSKIMGLDLFFFLVFGVLSAISQNFVELFVSRLLLGIGIGGDYPISSTLMSELSPSKTRGKYLTGSVAMYWVGVGISGVVTLFLLPLGSYFWRYVFLIGAIISLPIILLRLRLIESPRWLVSTGKMRIKEINSEIENKGVKSVIDLFKGNLLKVTLFVTSVWFLFDVAAYGIGLYYPYLLEEFAFPSKYEVILGTLAIAGAAVLGYVVAEFLIDSFGRRPVLLVGLGFMTILLFLGGLYKLTGAILVPYFMSFVALEQWAGAVTLFYPTELYPTPVRSVGQGFATAISRIGSVLGVFYFPIMTKQIGFFNSLILFGSICLIALVISIVMSKETARKPLEETSEGIK
- a CDS encoding MIP/aquaporin family protein — its product is MASVVLKDALWRYFAEFIGTFILILFGDGAVVASLLTSTPNYGFIMISWGFGVVLAIYTVGAISGAHINPNVTLAFAVTKRLKWVDVIPYILFQTLGAAAAAGVLLAWWGSVITRIDTPPQLYANVGAAFFTEYPNPSFWGQYWPKTLLPNGGELYSQVNQVFPLWKGAFAEALMTFLLLLIVVAVTDTDSPFYSQFLAPWAIGIGYVMPFLLFEAQLTGGMINEARSWGPMLALYLFGYKTGAFNFRGEYFFVYGIPDFIGGILGVLFWDYVLKPYLRMLKTNNKR